The Branchiostoma lanceolatum isolate klBraLanc5 chromosome 1, klBraLanc5.hap2, whole genome shotgun sequence genomic sequence cacacacacacacgcacacacacacacgcacacacacacacacacacacacacacacacacacacacacacacacacacacacacacacacacacacatacatacatacagaggttacagacggacacacacacacatacaaacggaCAAACAAACACGTCTCTTTCAAGCCTGTCCTAGACACACATTTACAGTACCGGTGCCCGTTTTATATGAAGAGCGATGTGAAGGTCAACCCGCAAGGTCGTCTGAGCTGCCTGAGAACCAGATGTGGGACATGTCGTGACCTTGAGTAACGTACATGGATTCTTAGACGGTGCCAGGGTACTTGGGAAGGTTGCCAAGTGTAAAACTTTACAGTTTCTTACCCTTTACTCCAACGCTTGGCATTTGcttggtgtaaaaaaaaaggaaagcaagAAGTCAACATACATAGATTTACGGAGATAAATGGAAGAAATTGAGAGATAATAAAATCGTAAACAGAAACTCTTGTACACCGAGCCATGCATGCGTTGAAGTTATCAAAGACTGGGTGGTTAGGGTTGGcttagaatctgaaggttctgggttcgaaccccTGGCAGACTCCAGTGTTGTgaacttgggaaaggcactgtacGCCTAtatcctcactcgactcaggtgacaATGAGTaactagcttcggttagggatgccCGATCCGGGATGGGACGTAAAACTGGCGGTGCTTGAGGATTCTTTGAAGAGACCAACACGTCGAACACGTCAAAGAACAGAACACACTTATCACAAAGAGAAGGGTTCCTTAatttcccggtgtgagtggttcaagaccttcagtcctatggccgcactgTCGCATTGAGGTCCCCTGAGTTAGCGCCAAACCCTTGTGATTTTAGCCCCCGCCAAGAGAGGGTTGGCCCTGCTAAAAGTCCAATAGCTAACCCAGTAGAACGTTTTGCAAGGCCACATGATACGGCAGGCCCTATAACTGACGTTTGCAATATCCATTGTCCTAATAATACAGTAGACAGGTAACATTACACTTCCGGTGGGCTCAGAGTTATACCGGAAGTCAATACAGATCGGTTCACGTTCAAGTATCTTGTTTTGGTAGTAAAAGCTACGATTCTAAGACTGGACTGCCGAAGTGAAGAGAGAAGAGGATCTTGGCGCTACAATAAGTGCGAATTTTATTCTGGCTCAGTGACATCCATGGGAGCGCCAGCTATCTATTCGTACAGCGTAATACAGGCTAGCAccttagccgtggcgactaacaaagggtgtttttgcttgatattacatatactatcccttcttatgtaatatcaagcaaaaacacccttcgttagtcgccacggctagctAGCACCTATTCTCACATGTGTGTTGCTTTTAAAGTTCTAACTCGGAGTGTCCAGGTCCAAAACTACCAACACATTCATTGGGTACCTGGTGTATTTGGTATCAAAGGTCGTGCTACCTTTGAaaagtgtttgtgttttcgTAACGTCAACGCTGGGGCATATTTACTTGGTAAATAGCCATTTATACATGAATGTATTGTGGTCGTAGCTACGTGAAATGAAACCCGGAACGCAACGGTTAGGTCTAGCTTATAAAGTCGCTGATTTGAGAAAAAGAAAGTTCTTGTCGACTCTTCATTTAAATTTGGCTTCTTCATTACCTTATATTCCTTTTTTGATAGTTTAATTTGCCTTGCCATAGCTGATAATTAAGCGAATGCCACTTTTTCGGCTCTCCCGGCAACTCAGGACTTCAAAGGAGATTTCGGAAAACAGGTGTCAGAACGCACACAACTGCAAATCTGCTTATTTCTCCTACTCCAGAATTGGGGCGATGGCTATCATTaaagattagaaaaaaacaaaacattatttacaatttacTAAAATAAGAAATATGCCAGGATTCTCGGACATTTTGTCTACATCACCCGGAATATGTTTATTTCTATTCACAGCGTTTTGCTGCCGTTAGTCTCGTTCTCCGGGTTAGCACCAGGTACGCTGAGAACGAGAGCAGACAGCAGGTAAACTTTGCATACTTTGAATGAGCCGAAGAAAAGGCGGAAAAACACCGCAAGAAACGTCATTTTTCATGGTGAGTACTAATCGCCTGTGTGTAAAGACAGAGAGGTATCTTAGACCCATTTGGTCAACTTCTTTGACTATCGTTGTATTTGTAAATTGACGTAAAGTGAGGTACGACGTTTTAGGCTTTAGCTGAGTTCTACggtagggaggggggcgatgtgtTTGTATACGGAAGTAAAAATTATACGTTTTAGCTAAATCAGCAAAATTTATAAATCCATAGTATATTGTATTTATTCATGGTCATTAGATATTAGCTCAGGTGTAAGGATAATTAAAGGACTGATCTTTTCAGTTATAAATTTCTGTATTAGAATTTGTAGTATGAGCTCGAGCActgagtttcaagttgaaaatgTTCAGTGACAATTGATATTTTTATAACTGTCTCCTGATTCCAAGTTTGGGTTCGTAAATCTCGATTATAAGTTTCTCAGCAGCTCTGATAGTGAAGTCAATTCTTTGATACTACTGCTGAACCaaaaatgtatagaaattaatgcttttatgagggtctgcatgccctttttcgtgaagcgttacgagcgattttaattcaccgttaatcgttaccggccgccctgaatttaccgttaagcgttatcggtatattactcgtgaagcgttactggtcgttttaattcctcgttaagcgtttattatttgtcatcctgaattcaacgttaagcgttagtGAGTAAAttctcgttacgcaggaaaaagcatttcagcgggtcaagatttcaaaattttctccagggagctcacggctccggcgaaaatatgtcggtagggcgcccccagccccccacaaaatttcgTGCTGACacacttctatttttcattATGGCAgaaaagttttctcctcaaaattcaggaactTTTAAtcgtttcgcggttcaagattttaaaattttccccgggtgcatgccgggcctccgtcgaaaaatactgtcaggagggcgtcgacccccaaaactccagctgaaactcgtctgtatttttacacaaacagagatatcattaaactaAACTAACATTActagtaatatttgcccatcgaaatgcaagaaatagcgtttcagggtgtcaagaattttccctgggagcatgtcgcagctccggcgaggtctggagggcgtgacgcccctcaaaaatcaagctgaaactcttctgtattttttttttttcaaatagagatgtcattaaacttagcttactcttcagaaAAAttcccccctcagaatgcaggaaatagggtttcagagggtcaagatttaaaaattttcgtcgcgccttcggcgctcgtcatcgtgatcatgaacaCTTCGTCCCACCAATACAAAATTTCCTGTCACCGCCGAActtaaagggttcggagcaggcgtgcgagaatggcatagcgtaataggtcttgccacaagatcaggacgactagtTGCAAAAAAAACGTAAtcatgctgaatttaccgttaagcgttatcggccggcctgaatttaccgttaagcgttatcggctggcctgaattaACCGTTGAGcattgccaggacccccccatgcagaccctcttttatATTATAGCATCTATTCATTGTAGGTTATTCAATCTTCACATAGTAGTAGTAGAGTACAACCATGCTTAATATGATAATGTTTAACATTTATTCCAAAGACAGtcacattatataatgtccttgattgattaaaaaaatatatcagaAAATGCGAACATTATATTACTAAGAGTAACTGCGAATATTTATTCTATTCGTCCACAGATTTGATCCAATTTCTAACCATCCCAAATGACCTTGGTACTGGTTTCGTGGTGACCTAGATCATATTGATTTTTCTGTCGAGCCGCCCTGTTCATCATGTTACTCCGCATCAGATTATTCTGGAGTCTTATCAGGCGTTAGGCAATTGTCCTTCACAGTCAGGTGGCTTGATTAGTCAAATCCGTGGTTCTTGTACCAATTCTTTAGGCTAAGTACTAATCTTATAAAATGGTAGATGTATTTTTATTACCGTGTGGGCACAAGTTTAGATATGAATTATAAGGTAGGTAGCATAAATCATTATTGAAATTGGACTCTTCCAATATCATATTTGTTCATGAGGAATATGATTTTACATCATCTTGTTATATTATGGTATTGGATGGACCGCTTGTGTGGCCACAAGTTTATGTACAAGGTAGGTAGCATATTACTCATTATTGAAAATGGTCTCAAACACTAGCTATGTACTCGCAAGGAATATGATTTTACATCATCTGGTGATATTACGGATGGATCGGTATTGGTCATAATGTTGAAATTATGTGGGCACAAGTTTACGAGGTAGGTATGATAAATCATTgttatgtatgtacagtatccATTGGTCTCGTGTTGTTGAGATTTTATACTACCAAGGAATATTGTTTTCTATCATCTAACATTATATATTAAATCAGGTGTTATGCCTGATGGACAAATATTGGCCATTTCGTATGAAAGTTATATGGAAAACTGGTTCACAAATGGGAGAAAATTGTATAAGTGCACTGAATTGAATTCACAGGTCAACAGTACAGATTACATTATTACTAGTATGGTAATTCTTTAAAAtcagtgtacagtcaaaactgcccaagaagaccactaagAGTACAGATTAAATGTAGTCTGTTTGGAtatgtggtcactatagacagctTACAATTTATATCAATGAGCAAAAtattctaagggaccaccaatagtgctcacattggccaggtggtccttatgtaaaggtgaTTGCttaaacaggtttgactgtaattttcTTAATCAGCATAATTCTATTCTTGTGGTACATTCAGGCACAGGTTCTTAATTAGTTACTTGTGGTCTCGTGGCTGTCATGAGATTGCTCTGTCATCAGCTGATCAGGGATCTATGTAGGATTAGTAGATCACTTCTGTTGATCCACTTACAGTTAAGTGGTTTTACTGAACATCCACATGCACTTGATTAAGCCACACTTTCAGCACCTTGGATGAATAAATGGATGGTTTATATATATTAGAAAAGTACAGTTTAAAATTGTTTATATCTTTATAATTAGctgttttttcctttttctttggCTGCCTCCCATGGAAGTGAATATTAACTGAAATATGTAGTTTTTTAGTACaatattaatgcaaaaacaataGATTGCTCCTTTTGTATGAAACAGATTTCCAATTGTGTTAACTGGTTAAGTTTTGCTATTCTGTTTGATGAGTCATATTTAACACTTTAACAGGCTTTGGATCAACATTATTGCTAGCACACTGAAAagtgttttctactttgactaTGTCATTGCAGGGTCAAGCTAATGTTGGCAAACACCCTTAACTGAAACCATGACACCAAATTGCACCACAGATGCAAAAGCCCATTTTATTACATAGCAGTTGGCAATGAACATATTTTTGGCAACTCTCATTAGTTTATACAATGAATAGTTGATTGTCATAAGACGATATCAAAGTGATGCGAGAAAAGTTATTGATATGTTAAAAGCTATTTATTGGGTCCAACTCATAGACTTAAAGATTTGGCCCAGTTGAGCAACAAAGTACAATAATTGAAATTTGGAATAAGTAAGTAATACAGTTtgtaattgcagaaatgttcgcagttttcgggggtaagctctttgctgcgaacttaaaaccatcgcaaaattTTTGCCCTCACTGCGAacacatgcatttacagtattagactGTATTTCAAGCAATACAGAAATTGATTATTCCAATCCCATCCCCTGGTTTTATTGCATGAATCATGTACCAAGTTGATCAATCACGCatattgaataattgatgaggtCCTTTTAATCAGCCTTAGTTACTGGCATAAAAGACACAATCAATTACCTCTGCAATTCATAAAGGACACACTTGGCTAGATTACTGTAGAACAAGAAATTGTAGGTTCCAAATCTATTTAAGTATTTATAAAAACATCCATTCACATAGTAACTAAGACTGTCACAGttaccattttgtttgtttagattCAGCTTCCTTAGATTATTTTTGACGGTATTTAAAAATGCATATCTATAATCATACTTTAAATTTGAATATTTCTCTATAATACAGCAAAAATTTTCCAATGTACAGTATGACACAATTTGGATAGAGATCAATGGATTCTGGCATCTCTTCCCTTTTAGGTTTTGCACAGTAAAGATTTATGAAACAAGCCAGTAGCTTTTGGAATGGTTCCCAGAAAACGCAATTTTCTCAGTCACAGAGTCACCAGGAAAGCAGGAGGTATGAATTTGTCTTTTTTAAAACTGCATGATTGGGCAATGGTACTATTAGAAATATTTGGTATGACATTTAATTGACTGTGATTGGCTTGATTGTCATTTATTAGGAATGCCTATATCCCGGGATACTTACTGTAATAATTGTAGTAACTTTTAGTCTTTATAATCATATTATGTAATATTACACATAGTACATAGGCCTGAATGAGCCATGTTTAAGTCCATATCACAATTTGTCAATCTTTCTAATTTGAATCATCACAAGATAGATTTGACTTACTAATATTGTATGGTAATAAGTTGGATCACAACGGACAATTTTACAAAGTAGCAGAAATGCTCAGTTTGTACTCTAGTAGAATTTAAGAAGAAGTTGAATCTGTGAATGTGGCATTGTTGTTAGGGAGTGTCTGCTGTGGATGGAAAGTTCATTAGTGCTCTCCACGCCAACCCGTCACTGCGAGGTTGATGGAACATCTGTTATTCTGGGAGCTGGATAGGAAATGACAGGGGACCTTATGACCTCTAAGTTTATTCAAGCACAAAAAAATCGCGTGTAGGCAGAAAACTAGGCTCACGTATTATAAGCAGATCCCGCAGAATAATATGTTTAACTGTTGTatttgtaaagaaaacaaagattttgagTGTTTCGACATTCTGAGTTTTGATTTCAAAGCTTTAAACGCCATTGCAGGTGGTCTCACATTTCAAGGTTTTTATGTGCCATCTGCCATTTTCGACCTTAAATTTTACCAATAATTAAGATGAGAGCTGAATGATATTCTATAAGGTAGTTAAATGCTttcaatgtgttgtttttgttctgttGAATGACTTTTAAGTTTGAAATTCTTTGGGTTGGAAGTACGCCAAACAAATGtcacaacaaaaaaattaagatcCCCCTCACACCCCAAGTGCAGTTGGTTTCTCCCATTGTGTGAGAGCTGCCTGTAACCCCAAAGGTCAACGACCCGCACTTAATGTACACGACAATTTTAGCTAATCATGTCTACCAGACCATTAACATGATGGAGAGGACTGATATAGACCTCCGATGAATTGAATAACAATGGCGGTGGGTTAAGTCAGTGAATTTGCAGCGGTGTGACAAGATGCTTAGATGCTTAGGTTAGACATAACTTTGTTTTCAGAGATCAGACCAAGTGCAGTTGTTGATGACAACAGTGTAATTATATAAGACCATTTCTTTGTGAACTTGACATTGTAGCTGCTTTGATACATGTAAACGGTATGACACTTTTACCTGACAATGGTTACCCAGGTATAAGCATGTGCACCCGTGTAAGGGGAATTACGTATACTATATATGTATCACTTAGTACGTTGTTGCATAGTTGTCACATTTCGAGTGCCTGATAATGCATAGTTAATTATTTTCACTCAATTACATGTTcttttttattgtgtttttctcTGCCATTGTTTACAGCAACTGGGTTCTTTTATACATCTGAAGTTGAATATCAAATTTTTATATTTCTAGGAGAGTTGTGtcaattatttttgtttctacGAAAGAATTTTACCCCGTTCTTCTCCACACAATGTCAGCAGGGTGACCTATATTTATCGCGAAACTGGGCAATTTTGTTAACGAGCATCCTGTATTTATATTCCTACAGATGACATGAAGGGTTGCTAGGACGTTCGCAATGCAGACCCCGGAAAAACACAGGCAGCTACGGTCTGCCTCGCGGTCACGGGTGGAGTCCGCCAGGCTCGATTCTGTCAGCTCCGATGTCAGTATTATGGACACAGGTATAGCAATCATTGACAACCTTTTGCTCTCTAGTTTCCTTGTTACCTGTACTAGTGATTATCTAGATAATAACTGAGTTTTGACAGTTTGTTTGCTACATTTGCCTTGAATTGTTATGACCTGTACTTCTTTATTGTAGATGAAACAGCTAGCATTGCTATTCTTAGACGTATtggttttcaacaacaaaaatgtcctTTGATATTTGCTTTACTCAACTTCCTCAAAATGGTATTGCTTCATTTTTGGCCTTGCCTTGCCCCTCCTTGATTACCAATTGTGTATTCCATGCATGCATGCAATGTAAACTCCCTCACACgctcactcactatctggttCAAAGTCTGTTCGTTGTTCCCTGTCGCTCAGGGTTAGATGTGCTTGCACATAGATGTCCTAGCTTGATGGCAGACCGCCAGGTGCTTGTGTCTTGCAGGTCGACACTGCGTCGGTTCTCAGGGGGTGAAAGTATTATTAGACGGCATATAGCCTCAGGCTAATGCCATTCTACTGGATGTTGCTTAGCTATAGGCGTTGTGTGTTACAAGTCAGTCAAGTGCATCGAGGGGTGCAGCAGTCTTTACTCAACGACATGGCAGATCACCAAAACCTCTGCCTGCTTTTTCCTACTACAGGAATCCTACAGTTAAACCACTGTGTTGAATAAAAGTAAGCTGTAGCCATGAACCCTCTGTGTTCTAAATTTGCAGATCTAGATATGGATCCGTTTGCTCAACACTTCTCAGCGCTGCAGGAGGCGGCACTGGTGCCGATGAAGGAAGACTTGGCCGACTGGCTCAACAGGTTACTGGGTATCAACGTCTCTGTGGACAACTTCATGGAGGTGGGAGAAACATAATTCTTCTGAATAGTTCTTGTTTTAATAAAGATTCTTCTATCATCTCTGCGGTGTTTTAAAAGAGATTGCATGATTTTTTAGGATTGACTTACTGAATATGTAAAAACCCTCTCTTCAGTCAAACTCGAAGCGTTGAGCGTAAGGCTGGAGACAAAGCATAATGTTTTTAAACTAATGTTTTGATAGTGCACCATGGCTTTGCAACAGCTTGCTttatagccaagcacactgggtcactcGATAAGTGTactgggttcttttatgtgcagaggtatGATCCTAAAGCTTTTGCCTGAAGCAAGTGCGTGGCAGTCCATACATAAGGCCCCTGGCTTAGCATCACCAtccaaaataacaaatacaatgGATGGCGTTGTGTTGCCGTAACGGTTAGTGTgtttgggttcgaatcctctgacatgccattaatgttgtgcccttgggaaaggcacttgaaaTGAGTTTTCTCACCCTacctaggtgtaaaaacgggtacctgactttggttggggaggtaaaaggcagtggaaggagagggttgggctccgcttTCCAATACCCTTaacacagtgaataacaacccGTTGCCCAGTACAACCTCATAAAGGCTATAGAGCTACCTTTTACCTTTAGTCCCTCACTCTGCTTGTAATGTTATGTAGAACAAGATTCAAAACTACAATGTTTTTTCTCAGGTGCTTGAAACTGGAGTTGTGGTGTGCCAGCTCGCCAACTTCATCCAGCAGAAAGCTCAGCAGCAGGCAGCTACAGGGAGAGGTGGAGGAGATTCAACCGTCCCCAAACCCGTCAGGTGCTTCAAGAACGCCAAGACCGGGAGCTTCTTTGCCCGAGACAACGCAGCCAACTTCCTGACCTGGTGCCGTAACTTAGGCGTATCGGAGGCTTGTATGTTTGAGTCGGAAGGGCTGGTGCTACAGAAGCAGCCGAAGGAGGTGTGCCTGTGTCTGATGGAGCTGGCGAGGCTAGCCAGTCACAAGTACGGGATCGACCCCCCGGGACTGATACAGCTGGAGAAGGAGATAGAGCAGGAGGAGGTGAAGGAAGTGGTGGTACCCAGGAAGACGTCAGCGCCGAGATCGCCCaagaagaaacagaagacaGCAGGATCGCTGGATGATGAAGTATGTGTGAGAGATGATGTTTCTTGGTGCCATTACTATCATGATTATTACAATCATACATTGAATTACAAGTATTTTACCTGCAATCTTCCATCAACGAGATTATGCTGAGATGTTTGGCCTTTTTAGTTTTATAACTTATCCTTTGTTTGTTAACATGTATGAACTTGTATATGTGGTAAGAGTGACCTCCATGGCCAGGCCTTCAAAACAACTTTTGAATGAAACACTCAATACCATACACTGTCAGACAATTTGCTTCTAATGTTTCTCATTGTGAAACTGGATTGAAATCTGGAGTGCCAAAAATGAAGCAACCTTTTGATAACATTAGGATATATTTGTAACTATCAGACTAAGTACATAGTTACGTTATGATTGTAACTATTTGTAAGTTGGTTTCTTTTTTCTCTCATAGGTACAGCGGATATCTGGTGCCTGCCAGTGTCACAACACTCCGTTCAGTTTGGAGAGGTTGTCGGAAGGACGGTACCGTATTGGCGACAAGATCGTGTTCATCCGCATGCTACGCGGTCGTCACGTGATGGTGCGTGTCGGCGGGGGCTGGGACACGCTCCAGCACTACCTGATGAAACACGACCCGTGCAAGATGATCATCGTTGGGCGGGACGGCACGCATCTCGCCTCGGCGCCGGGAGCGCACGTACAGAGTATGACTCCTGACAAACTGATACGTGACGGCTTTCTCTTCTGTAGGGCAAACTACAAAACACCCAGCAAATAGTGCAGCTAAAAAGTGTGCTTAGAAAGTCTCAGATGTTTACCAAACATTGCAACACCTATAGACTTTAGAAGTCATGAAGGAAAAGAAATAAGGCTTCCTTACATCCATTCCATGCAGTTTAAACAGCAAATTTAAAGAGACTCCTTTTGGCAAGTAATGCACTATGCAGATTACTATTCTGAACCATAAATTTTATTTCTTTGGGTAGATATGGTTGTGACATTATAGCACTGTCTAACTTACATATGCTATATGCAGTTAACATATCTGATGTTCTAATGATGACTTAGATAACATTAATATATACTGTCATTACTAGTACTGTTTTATGTTGTGTTCTTTGTCACTGTAACTCATACTTTACTTTCTTCGTTTTGTCATCCGTTGCATGCACAAAAGATGAGGTAATTAGGACACGTGAAAAGCCATGTTTAAGTAaaagattatcattattttcagAAGATGATCCATTTCACATGCAGTTTTCAGGCATTGGGTGATTTTTGTATAACTTTCACATCCATTTATTTGGGGGCCAATAGTCTTGTTCATCTCCTTCCTGTGTTCATGTGTAAATGTTTAGAAACATAGTTGGCTGTCATAATCATTAGATTTATATCATTGCCTAGGTTAGGCTAAAGTATTCACGTACCAGTCAAAGTATTTTTGGAGTTGATATCAGTAGGTATGTCCGTGACAGTTCTTGATATTTTTTAAGACTTCTCCTAGAGACACATGTCCTTTGTAATAGGAGTAATTTCAAGCAATATATCTTAGGTAGCAATGTATATACTAGAAACAAACAAGGTGCAAACCTTAGTAGGAAGGTATCTTTCAGTATTGTAAGCAATCTATGGGTGCCTAGTTGTACAAAATTGATTAACTGTTAGTCTGGTGAAATAGGGGTTAAGTAATATCAGGGATAAACCAGTAGAAATTATGGAGGAAAGGTACAGACAGGAATGATTGATTATACCCGTCACATAGTTGAAAAGTTTTGGCCAAATTTGCAGATCGCATTGAAGGTTCCTAAATTTCTAAATAGCCAGAG encodes the following:
- the LOC136448114 gene encoding growth arrest-specific protein 2-like, producing MQTPEKHRQLRSASRSRVESARLDSVSSDVSIMDTDLDMDPFAQHFSALQEAALVPMKEDLADWLNRLLGINVSVDNFMEVLETGVVVCQLANFIQQKAQQQAATGRGGGDSTVPKPVRCFKNAKTGSFFARDNAANFLTWCRNLGVSEACMFESEGLVLQKQPKEVCLCLMELARLASHKYGIDPPGLIQLEKEIEQEEVKEVVVPRKTSAPRSPKKKQKTAGSLDDEVQRISGACQCHNTPFSLERLSEGRYRIGDKIVFIRMLRGRHVMVRVGGGWDTLQHYLMKHDPCKMIIVGRDGTHLASAPGAHVQSMTPDKLIRDGFLFCRANYKTPSK